Proteins encoded within one genomic window of Jiangella mangrovi:
- a CDS encoding PadR family transcriptional regulator produces the protein MDTSQLLKGVLDLAVLAVLRDEDGYGYDVVRRLRNAGLTEVGDASVYGTLRRLYHAGALTTYVVPSEEGPHRKYYSLNGTGRDLLRRSAKTWREFAGVLTELVDTATKEAA, from the coding sequence ATGGACACCAGTCAGCTCCTCAAGGGTGTGCTCGACCTCGCCGTGCTCGCCGTGCTGCGCGACGAGGACGGCTACGGCTACGACGTGGTCCGGCGGCTGCGCAACGCCGGGTTGACCGAGGTCGGCGACGCGTCGGTCTATGGGACGCTGCGGCGGCTGTACCACGCCGGCGCGCTGACCACCTACGTCGTGCCCTCGGAGGAGGGCCCGCATCGCAAGTACTACAGCCTCAACGGCACCGGGCGCGACCTGCTGCGGAGGTCGGCCAAGACCTGGCGCGAGTTCGCCGGGGTGCTGACGGAGCTGGTCGACACCGCCACCAAGGAGGCAGCGTGA